Proteins co-encoded in one Stenotrophomonas maltophilia genomic window:
- a CDS encoding NAD(P)/FAD-dependent oxidoreductase has product MIKTSRNRHQVVIVGAGFGGLEAATHLEGVDVDVTIIDRRNYHLFQPLLYQVAGASLSPSEIAWPIRYLFRDRPEVRTLMAEVEGVDKAARQVILQDGTRYPYDTLVLATGATHAYFGHDEWSKYAPGLKSLEDATTIRGRILSAFEQAELCNDPEVREALQTFVIIGGGPTGVELAGTIAELARGTLQDDFRSVDPSKTRVFLIEAGPRLLPVFPEKLSEYTRRALEKLGVSVLLGAPVTECASDGVMLNGKKLAASTIVWAAGVQASPAARWLDTESDRAGRAIVGPDLTVPGSPNIFVIGDTASSATADGKTVPGIAPAAKQQGKYVAGQIEGLITGARRTAAFKYRHQGNLATIGRSLAVIDMGKLKLSGGIAWWIWKLAHIYFLIGVRNRLSVAMSWVWNHSVGYRGARIILREKASNATSGSLDGKLK; this is encoded by the coding sequence GTGATCAAGACCTCCAGAAATCGTCATCAAGTTGTGATCGTTGGGGCGGGCTTCGGCGGACTGGAGGCCGCCACGCACCTTGAAGGAGTGGATGTCGATGTAACAATCATTGACCGGCGGAACTATCACTTGTTCCAGCCGCTGCTCTACCAGGTGGCTGGTGCGTCACTGTCACCGTCGGAGATCGCATGGCCGATCCGCTATCTGTTCCGTGACCGCCCGGAGGTCAGAACCCTCATGGCGGAGGTCGAGGGTGTGGATAAAGCTGCCCGCCAAGTGATCCTTCAGGACGGCACTCGATACCCTTACGACACCCTTGTGCTCGCTACGGGAGCAACACATGCCTACTTTGGGCATGACGAATGGTCGAAGTACGCTCCAGGCCTGAAGAGCCTGGAGGATGCAACAACCATTCGAGGCAGGATCTTGAGCGCGTTCGAGCAAGCGGAGCTCTGCAATGATCCCGAGGTTCGAGAGGCCCTTCAAACCTTTGTGATCATTGGTGGTGGGCCTACAGGTGTCGAGCTTGCCGGAACCATCGCGGAGCTGGCGCGTGGCACGCTGCAGGATGACTTTCGGTCAGTTGATCCCAGCAAAACCCGGGTATTTCTCATTGAGGCGGGTCCGCGGCTGCTCCCCGTCTTTCCTGAAAAGCTCTCCGAGTACACGAGGCGCGCCCTCGAGAAGCTTGGGGTATCCGTTTTGTTGGGGGCCCCTGTCACCGAGTGCGCCTCTGATGGGGTGATGCTCAATGGCAAGAAGCTGGCGGCATCCACAATCGTCTGGGCAGCGGGAGTTCAGGCGTCTCCAGCCGCACGTTGGCTCGACACCGAATCAGATCGGGCGGGGCGCGCAATCGTCGGCCCTGATCTAACGGTGCCTGGTTCCCCCAACATTTTCGTGATCGGGGACACTGCTTCATCAGCCACTGCGGACGGAAAGACCGTTCCTGGAATCGCGCCGGCGGCCAAGCAGCAAGGCAAGTACGTCGCGGGCCAGATTGAAGGGCTGATAACAGGGGCGCGGAGGACCGCTGCATTCAAGTACCGGCACCAGGGCAACCTCGCCACGATTGGACGCAGCCTTGCAGTAATCGATATGGGGAAGCTAAAGCTGAGCGGAGGAATCGCATGGTGGATCTGGAAGCTCGCTCACATCTACTTCCTTATCGGAGTGCGAAATCGCCTGAGCGTCGCAATGAGCTGGGTATGGAATCACAGCGTTGGATACAGAGGGGCTCGCATCATCCTCCGTGAAAAAGCAAGCAATGCCACAAGCGGCTCATTGGATGGGAAGCTGAAATAG
- a CDS encoding replication-associated recombination protein A, which translates to MADLFTAKPRAPLAELLRPKSLDEFVGQQHLLGPGKPLRLAFEARSLHSFIMWGPPGVGKTTLGRLAAMVTDSHFIAISAVLAGVKDIRQAIDDARAELDVRGRSTVLFVDEIHRFNKAQQDALLPHVESGLLTLVGGTTEHPGLAVNSALLSRAQVYTLEPLSDADLEKLYERARPHLRGVDLSDPALQLLKGFADGDGRRFLNLLEQVSTAASEKRVEEVDLEFAKRSTSPSLRRFDKGGDEFYWQLSAFHKSLRGSDPDASLYWLARILDGGGDVSQVTRRMIVMASEDIGNADPGALHLAIHAAQAYERLGSPEGEIVLAQAATYLALSPKSNASYAAWDLARAFVKEHGSLPVPMHLRNAPAKLMRQMGYRQAYRYAHHEPDGYAAGQTYLPEGVERPNWYRPTDRGAERALAERQAWQRALDEEASQTEADPSSGQ; encoded by the coding sequence TTGGCAGATCTATTCACAGCGAAACCAAGGGCACCACTGGCCGAACTGCTACGACCGAAGTCTCTCGACGAGTTCGTTGGGCAGCAACACCTGCTGGGGCCGGGGAAGCCTTTGCGTCTTGCCTTTGAAGCAAGAAGTCTGCACTCCTTCATCATGTGGGGGCCCCCGGGCGTCGGTAAGACCACCCTGGGGCGCCTCGCAGCGATGGTGACTGACAGTCACTTCATTGCGATCTCCGCCGTACTCGCCGGGGTAAAGGACATCAGGCAGGCCATTGATGATGCGCGGGCCGAACTCGACGTCCGCGGTCGCTCCACGGTACTTTTCGTCGACGAAATTCACCGGTTCAACAAGGCCCAGCAGGATGCGCTGCTACCTCACGTTGAATCAGGGCTACTCACGCTGGTGGGCGGCACCACAGAGCATCCAGGACTGGCCGTTAACTCGGCGCTGCTTTCGCGCGCGCAGGTGTACACACTTGAGCCTCTGTCTGACGCAGATCTTGAGAAGCTCTACGAACGCGCCAGACCTCACTTGCGAGGCGTTGACCTCTCCGATCCCGCATTGCAGCTGCTGAAGGGCTTCGCTGATGGTGATGGCCGCAGATTCCTGAATCTTCTCGAGCAGGTCTCAACTGCGGCCTCTGAGAAGCGGGTGGAAGAGGTGGATCTTGAGTTTGCCAAGCGCTCCACCAGCCCGTCACTGCGTCGATTCGATAAGGGCGGGGACGAGTTCTATTGGCAGCTCTCCGCGTTTCACAAATCACTGCGTGGCTCTGATCCCGACGCCTCCCTCTACTGGCTAGCGCGCATTCTGGATGGGGGCGGGGACGTGAGCCAGGTCACACGTCGAATGATTGTTATGGCAAGCGAAGATATCGGAAATGCTGATCCGGGCGCTCTGCACTTGGCCATCCACGCTGCGCAGGCGTATGAGCGACTTGGCTCTCCTGAAGGTGAAATTGTCTTGGCCCAGGCTGCGACCTATCTGGCGCTCTCCCCCAAGTCGAATGCGTCCTATGCGGCTTGGGATCTAGCAAGGGCCTTCGTCAAGGAGCACGGATCATTACCAGTTCCCATGCATCTTCGGAATGCTCCAGCGAAGCTTATGAGGCAGATGGGGTATCGACAAGCATATCGCTACGCGCATCATGAGCCAGACGGCTACGCAGCTGGACAGACGTACCTGCCGGAGGGTGTGGAGAGGCCGAACTGGTATCGGCCCACTGATCGGGGAGCTGAGCGCGCCTTGGCTGAGAGACAGGCATGGCAGCGAGCCTTGGATGAAGAGGCATCGCAAACCGAAGCCGATCCCTCTTCGGGCCAGTGA
- the fghA gene encoding S-formylglutathione hydrolase gives MERIERHASFGGWQDVYQHESSSLGCTMKFGVYLPPQASSGPVPVLYWLSGLTCTEQNFITKSAVQQLAAEHGIAIVAPDTSPRGESVADDPAYDLGQGAGFYVNATEAPWSDHYRMYDYVVSELPALVEKNFPVSQARSISGHSMGGHGALVIALRNPGRYRSVSAFSPIVAPTQAPWGQKAFSAYLGGDQEQWRQYDAVELIADAKERLPLLVDQGLSDDFLQNQLRSELLQDACAKVNHPLSLNLRDGYDHSYYFISSFIADHLKHHASALNT, from the coding sequence ATGGAACGCATTGAGCGTCACGCAAGCTTCGGTGGATGGCAGGACGTCTACCAGCATGAATCATCCAGCCTTGGTTGCACCATGAAGTTTGGAGTCTATCTCCCTCCGCAGGCGTCCAGCGGCCCGGTACCTGTTCTCTACTGGCTCTCTGGCCTGACGTGCACAGAGCAGAACTTCATCACCAAGTCTGCAGTGCAGCAGCTCGCTGCTGAGCATGGCATTGCCATCGTTGCTCCGGATACAAGTCCGCGCGGAGAGTCCGTCGCGGATGATCCAGCTTACGATCTCGGCCAAGGTGCGGGGTTCTACGTCAATGCCACCGAGGCACCGTGGTCCGACCACTACCGCATGTATGACTACGTTGTAAGTGAGCTGCCTGCTCTCGTTGAGAAGAACTTCCCTGTTAGCCAGGCTCGCTCAATTAGCGGCCACTCAATGGGCGGCCACGGTGCCTTGGTCATCGCTTTGCGAAATCCAGGTCGCTATCGCAGCGTATCCGCCTTCTCTCCGATCGTGGCACCCACCCAGGCTCCTTGGGGCCAGAAGGCGTTTTCGGCCTACTTGGGGGGAGATCAGGAGCAGTGGCGGCAGTATGACGCCGTGGAGCTGATTGCAGATGCAAAGGAGCGCCTGCCCCTGCTCGTGGATCAAGGGCTCAGCGATGATTTCTTGCAGAATCAGCTCCGCTCCGAACTGCTTCAAGATGCATGCGCCAAGGTGAATCATCCGCTTTCGCTGAACCTTCGCGATGGTTACGACCATAGCTACTACTTCATCTCCAGCTTCATTGCCGATCATCTCAAGCACCACGCATCGGCGCTGAACACCTAA
- a CDS encoding DUF3422 family protein, whose amino-acid sequence MNDPSGLSQAAGTPAEGYVYGMPAHADRRAAVEEVHARPHLLTQSPRSLLQLSFMTEGDMSRDRAAIDDLSGRMGAAVEDHTTPHHALTWNEGDLHCEKHTEFSSYLWSAPLSSETGEPCGDNPFRQGFKPPGPVISAVSVRLLPWTAEAEKEIDCFDPVSRCYSLVENGAAAIVTDFRQDEEGLTHMLILDRDLTPARAGALAQRLLEVETYRTLALLALPLTRSMTSNLRRMEARLAAITEEMRRASGGRRDSDVLLSDLTSLAAELEADAAANLYRFGASRAYYEIVEERLDALAEDQVAGYSTWADFLYRRIAPAMRTCQSVKERQGKLSDKLTRSISLLRSWIDVELERQNRDLLASMNERAKVQLRLQQTVEGLSVAAISYYVVSLLAYLLKGLPGTHDIAATVTAILVPAVLLLIWWIVRRIRHAHGDSAVEDKA is encoded by the coding sequence ATGAATGACCCATCCGGCCTGAGCCAAGCTGCAGGCACGCCAGCAGAAGGCTACGTATATGGGATGCCGGCGCACGCGGACCGCCGCGCCGCCGTTGAGGAAGTCCATGCGCGACCGCACCTTCTCACCCAGTCTCCGCGAAGCCTTCTCCAGCTCTCCTTCATGACAGAAGGGGACATGAGTCGAGATCGTGCCGCGATCGACGATCTTTCAGGTCGTATGGGGGCTGCAGTCGAGGATCACACCACACCTCATCACGCGCTTACGTGGAATGAGGGTGATCTGCACTGCGAGAAGCACACTGAGTTCTCTTCCTACCTCTGGAGCGCACCACTGAGCTCAGAAACAGGTGAGCCTTGTGGGGACAACCCGTTTAGACAGGGATTCAAGCCGCCAGGACCCGTGATCTCGGCTGTTAGCGTCAGGCTTTTGCCTTGGACCGCGGAGGCGGAGAAGGAAATAGATTGCTTTGATCCCGTCAGCCGCTGCTACTCGCTGGTTGAGAACGGTGCCGCGGCCATTGTGACCGACTTCCGTCAAGACGAGGAAGGGCTAACCCACATGCTCATCCTTGATCGCGACCTGACTCCGGCGCGGGCAGGAGCGCTGGCGCAACGACTGCTCGAGGTCGAGACATACCGAACGCTTGCCCTCCTAGCGCTACCGCTGACTCGTTCCATGACGTCGAATCTTCGTCGCATGGAGGCGCGTCTGGCTGCAATTACTGAAGAGATGCGCAGGGCCTCCGGCGGACGTCGTGACAGTGACGTGCTCCTCTCGGATTTGACCAGCCTGGCTGCAGAGTTGGAGGCGGACGCCGCGGCAAATCTCTATAGGTTTGGTGCAAGTCGGGCTTACTACGAAATTGTTGAAGAGCGACTGGATGCGTTGGCGGAGGATCAAGTTGCCGGCTATAGCACCTGGGCGGACTTCTTGTATCGAAGGATTGCACCGGCCATGCGAACTTGCCAGTCAGTGAAGGAGCGACAGGGGAAGCTCTCAGACAAGTTGACGCGCTCGATCTCGCTCCTCCGGTCGTGGATTGATGTTGAGCTCGAGCGGCAGAACCGCGACCTACTGGCGTCCATGAATGAACGGGCGAAGGTTCAGCTGCGCCTGCAGCAGACGGTGGAAGGTTTGTCGGTGGCCGCCATCTCGTACTACGTCGTGAGTCTTCTCGCATACCTGCTCAAGGGTTTGCCTGGGACGCATGACATCGCAGCAACCGTCACTGCGATCTTGGTTCCCGCTGTATTGCTGCTGATTTGGTGGATTGTCCGAAGGATCAGGCATGCACACGGTGACTCGGCAGTCGAGGACAAGGCCTAA
- the uvrB gene encoding excinuclease ABC subunit UvrB yields MSTDMFVMHSDHTPAGDQPEAIARLIAGIEEGATHQTLKGITGSGKTFTMANVIHRLKRPTLILAPNKTLTAQLYGEMKALFPENAVEYFVSYYDFFQPEVYIPGSDRYIQKDSAINDHLERLRLSTTKSLIERRDVIVVASVSSIYGLGDPQSYRDLQVELALGIELDQRDFLRRLASLQYDRTERTLKRGTFRVSGDVVDIFPADSEYKAIRVELTDEGRVQSLTWIDAVTGKKLGDETRYLVSPKTLFASPKTEINEATKAILKDLEARVTELNASGRIVEANRLYEKITNDVEMMRELGYCSGMENYSSYLNSKPSGARPTTLMDYLPKDGLLFVDESHVMVPQIEAMFRSDQSRKDTLIEYGFRLPSAMNNRPLSFSEFEAIKPQTIFVSATPGAYEIGRSKGRLIDQLIRPTGLLDPLVEVRPREGYRHDLLSEIARCVREGDRVLVTTLTKVSAEELCEFLEDQGVRAKYMHSDIKAEDRVEIINGLRAGEFDVLVGISLLREGLDIPEASLVAIVDADQAGFLRSSQALIQMIGRAARNSRGKAIMYADTITSAMRQAISETDDRRQHQIAFNEEFGITPSTSRGMLGSTEARPDRSQAHSAEFCANLKDLCDRITSKERQLLELSDAGDEEEIEFVRLELDKLYRQFIYM; encoded by the coding sequence ATGTCAACAGATATGTTCGTAATGCATTCGGATCATACGCCGGCCGGGGATCAACCCGAAGCGATTGCCAGGCTAATTGCTGGCATCGAGGAGGGAGCAACACATCAGACCTTGAAGGGAATTACAGGGTCAGGGAAGACCTTCACGATGGCCAATGTGATCCATCGGCTGAAGCGACCCACGCTCATTCTTGCGCCAAACAAGACGTTGACTGCTCAGCTCTACGGGGAGATGAAGGCGCTGTTCCCCGAGAACGCCGTGGAGTATTTCGTTTCCTACTACGACTTCTTCCAGCCAGAGGTCTATATCCCAGGTAGCGATCGTTACATCCAGAAAGACTCAGCCATCAATGATCACCTTGAGAGGCTTCGACTATCGACTACGAAGTCTCTGATTGAGCGTAGAGACGTGATTGTTGTCGCTTCGGTGTCCTCAATCTATGGACTGGGAGACCCACAGAGCTACCGGGATCTGCAGGTTGAGCTTGCGCTTGGAATCGAACTGGATCAGAGGGACTTCCTGCGTCGGCTTGCATCGCTTCAGTACGACAGGACTGAGCGGACCCTGAAGCGTGGCACGTTCCGTGTGTCTGGCGATGTGGTCGATATTTTTCCCGCCGACTCTGAGTACAAGGCAATTAGAGTAGAGCTCACGGACGAGGGGAGAGTGCAGTCGCTCACCTGGATTGATGCGGTTACAGGGAAGAAGCTTGGCGATGAGACGCGCTACCTCGTTTCTCCAAAGACACTCTTCGCAAGCCCCAAAACAGAAATCAATGAGGCTACGAAGGCCATCCTCAAGGATTTGGAGGCCAGGGTGACGGAGCTCAACGCATCTGGTCGAATCGTTGAGGCAAATAGGCTTTACGAGAAGATCACGAACGACGTGGAGATGATGAGGGAGCTGGGATATTGCTCTGGCATGGAGAACTACTCCAGTTACCTGAACTCGAAGCCTTCAGGAGCTAGGCCGACGACACTCATGGACTACCTCCCGAAGGATGGCCTGCTATTTGTTGATGAGTCGCACGTCATGGTTCCTCAGATCGAGGCGATGTTCAGGAGCGATCAGAGCAGGAAGGATACTCTAATCGAGTACGGGTTCCGTCTACCTTCGGCGATGAACAACAGACCGCTTAGCTTCTCTGAGTTTGAAGCCATCAAGCCCCAGACGATCTTCGTTTCGGCTACGCCTGGCGCCTATGAGATTGGGAGATCCAAGGGAAGATTGATTGACCAGCTCATCAGGCCCACTGGCTTGCTCGATCCGCTGGTAGAGGTGAGGCCGAGGGAGGGCTACAGGCACGATCTTCTGTCAGAGATCGCCCGTTGTGTACGAGAGGGCGACAGGGTCTTGGTGACCACGCTGACAAAGGTGTCTGCTGAGGAGCTGTGCGAGTTCCTCGAGGATCAAGGGGTGCGTGCGAAGTACATGCACTCGGATATCAAGGCAGAGGATCGAGTTGAGATCATCAATGGGCTGAGGGCCGGCGAGTTCGATGTGCTAGTGGGTATCAGCCTGCTGAGAGAGGGGCTCGATATTCCTGAGGCCTCTCTGGTCGCTATCGTTGATGCGGACCAGGCGGGCTTCCTTCGGTCGAGCCAGGCCCTCATTCAGATGATTGGACGAGCCGCAAGAAACTCGCGCGGTAAGGCGATCATGTATGCCGATACGATCACTAGTGCGATGCGGCAGGCCATTTCTGAGACTGATGACAGGCGACAGCATCAGATCGCGTTCAATGAGGAGTTCGGCATCACCCCGTCAACGTCTCGCGGAATGTTGGGATCAACAGAGGCTCGACCTGACCGGTCGCAAGCCCATTCAGCGGAGTTCTGCGCCAACCTAAAAGACCTCTGTGATCGAATTACATCAAAGGAGCGACAGCTTCTGGAGCTCTCTGATGCCGGGGACGAGGAGGAGATCGAGTTCGTCAGGCTGGAGCTAGACAAGCTATACCGCCAATTCATCTACATGTAA
- the frmR gene encoding formaldehyde-responsive transcriptional repressor FrmR gives MPHSPREKKQALTRVRRISGQVAALEQALESGAECAAVLQQLAAVRGAVNGLMATVLESYLREEFPHSDTHTDSQRKSIDETISIVRSYLR, from the coding sequence ATGCCTCACAGCCCTCGGGAGAAAAAGCAGGCCCTTACCCGCGTACGTCGGATCAGCGGACAGGTGGCTGCATTGGAGCAGGCTCTGGAGAGCGGGGCGGAATGTGCTGCAGTACTTCAGCAGCTTGCTGCTGTGCGCGGGGCGGTCAATGGTTTGATGGCGACGGTTCTGGAGAGCTATCTGCGTGAAGAGTTCCCGCATAGCGACACCCACACCGACTCTCAAAGGAAGTCGATTGACGAGACCATCTCTATTGTCCGCTCCTATCTCCGTTAG